One Temnothorax longispinosus isolate EJ_2023e chromosome 8, Tlon_JGU_v1, whole genome shotgun sequence genomic region harbors:
- the LOC139818409 gene encoding serine proteinase stubble isoform X2: MDQRSNGGRSRRGERGLGGIGRRRSDRGINAELQLRCCASAAAIDPDQLGSREGRGILWNGATTRETCLTSKGEIGRCTTFKECYPYFKIPDLGALDGWVLGVYDTCSYIREDGNPSFGICCSNLLLNPFVTPDPDNCDKSTVEEPQVEDNKKNKNEEIARPQAAPTWPPPIPTHPPDHTIPPLPTHPPSPSLPTFSTTSKPTSSTSSKKPSVATTWPTKKPGWWSTSSTSTSTTSKSPIGSTTSQCGAKNGNQDQERIVGGKNADPGEWPWIAALFNAGRQFCGGSLIDDKHVLTAAHCVANMNSWDVARLTVRLGDYNIKTNTEIRHIERRVKRVVRHRGFNSRTLYNDVALLTLSEPVEFTEQIRPICLPSGSQLYSGKTATVIGWGSLRESGPQPAILQEVSIPVWSNSECKLKYGAAAPGGIVDSFLCAGRAAKDSCSGDSGGPLMVNDGRWTQVGIVSWGIGCGKGQYPGVYTRVTHFLPWIYKNLK; this comes from the exons ATGGACCAACGGAGTAACGGAGGACGATCGAGGAGAGGAGAACggggcctgggaggcatcgggcgacggcggagcgaccgtggg atcaacgcagaattacaactccgctgttgcgcatcggccg CCGCGATCGATCCGGATCAGCTCGGATCGAGGGAGGGTCGGGGCATTCTTTGGAACGGTGCCACGACTCGAGAGACCTGCTTGACTTCGAAAGGCGAAATCGGTCGTTGCACGACCTTCAAAGAGTGCTATCCGTACTTCAAGATTCCGGACCTGGGTGCCCTGGACGGCTGGGTTCTCGGCGTTTACGACACGTGCAGCTACATCCGCGAGGATGGAAACCCGAGCTTCGGGATCTGTTGCTCGAATCTGTTGCTCAATCCCTTCGTCACGCCTGACCCTGACAATTGCGACAAATCTACCGTAGAAGAACCGCAA gTGGAGGACaataagaaaaacaagaaCGAGGAGATAGCACGTCCTCAGGCTGCACCTACTTGGCCACCACCGATTCCCACACATCCGCCCGATCACACGATACCGCCGCTTCCGACTCATCCACCATCGCCCAGTCTACCGACGTTTTCCACCACGTCGAAACCGACCTCCAGCACGAGCTCCAAGAAACCCAGCGTCGCTACTACGTGGCCGACGAAGAAACCAGGCTGGTGGAGCACCTCGTCGACGTCCACGTCGACGACCAGCAAGTCTCCGATCGGCAGCACCACCTCGCAGTGCGGTGCCAAGAACGGTAATCAAGATCAAGAGCGTATCGTAGGAGGTAAGAACGCAGACCCGGGCGAGTGGCCGTGGATCGCCGCGCTCTTCAACGCTGGACGACAATTCTGCGGCGGATCGCTCATCGACGACAAGCACGTGTTGACGGCGGCGCACTGCGTCGCAAA TATGAACTCTTGGGACGTTGCGAGGTTGACAGTTCGCCTCGGTGACTACAATATTAAAACGAATACCGAGATTCGTCACATCGAGAGACGCGTGAAGAGAGTCGTTAGGCACCGAGGCTTCAACTCCCGTACGCTCTACAACGATGTAGCACTTCTTACGCTAAGCGAGCCCGTGGAATTCACTGAACAAATACGACCTATCTGTCTTCCTAGCGGGTCGCAATTGTATTCCGGCAAGACGGCGACCGTCATTGGATGGGGTTCTTTGAGAGAAA GTGGGCCGCAACCAGCGATTTTGCAAGAAGTTTCAATACCAGTGTGGTCGAACAGCGAGTGTAAACTGAAATACGGTGCAGCGGCACCAGGTGGTATAGTTGACAGTTTCTTGTGCGCTGGCCGAGCCGCTAAGGATTCCTGCTCG GGCGACAGTGGAGGACCTTTAATGGTAAACGATGGTCGCTGGACGCAAGTTGGCATCGTATCATGGGGAATAGGATGCGGTAAAGGACAATATCCAGGCGTGTACACGAGAGTGACACACTTTTTGCCGtggatttataaaaatttaaagtag
- the LOC139818409 gene encoding uncharacterized protein isoform X1 has translation MNNRPRRPSPFAMLVLVLVVQVIATIVPAAAVGPLSRSLNFDDVRPEDNAVVVEAAIDPDQLGSREGRGILWNGATTRETCLTSKGEIGRCTTFKECYPYFKIPDLGALDGWVLGVYDTCSYIREDGNPSFGICCSNLLLNPFVTPDPDNCDKSTVEEPQVEDNKKNKNEEIARPQAAPTWPPPIPTHPPDHTIPPLPTHPPSPSLPTFSTTSKPTSSTSSKKPSVATTWPTKKPGWWSTSSTSTSTTSKSPIGSTTSQCGAKNGNQDQERIVGGKNADPGEWPWIAALFNAGRQFCGGSLIDDKHVLTAAHCVANMNSWDVARLTVRLGDYNIKTNTEIRHIERRVKRVVRHRGFNSRTLYNDVALLTLSEPVEFTEQIRPICLPSGSQLYSGKTATVIGWGSLRESGPQPAILQEVSIPVWSNSECKLKYGAAAPGGIVDSFLCAGRAAKDSCSGDSGGPLMVNDGRWTQVGIVSWGIGCGKGQYPGVYTRVTHFLPWIYKNLK, from the exons ATGAATAATCGGCCACGCAGACCGTCGCCGTTCGCGATGCTGGTGCTGGTGCTCGTGGTGCAGGTGATTGCGACGATCGTACCCGCGGCGGCTGTCGGGCCCCTGTCCAGATCACTGAACTTCGACGACGTTCGCCCGGAGGACAacgccgtcgtcgtcgaag CCGCGATCGATCCGGATCAGCTCGGATCGAGGGAGGGTCGGGGCATTCTTTGGAACGGTGCCACGACTCGAGAGACCTGCTTGACTTCGAAAGGCGAAATCGGTCGTTGCACGACCTTCAAAGAGTGCTATCCGTACTTCAAGATTCCGGACCTGGGTGCCCTGGACGGCTGGGTTCTCGGCGTTTACGACACGTGCAGCTACATCCGCGAGGATGGAAACCCGAGCTTCGGGATCTGTTGCTCGAATCTGTTGCTCAATCCCTTCGTCACGCCTGACCCTGACAATTGCGACAAATCTACCGTAGAAGAACCGCAA gTGGAGGACaataagaaaaacaagaaCGAGGAGATAGCACGTCCTCAGGCTGCACCTACTTGGCCACCACCGATTCCCACACATCCGCCCGATCACACGATACCGCCGCTTCCGACTCATCCACCATCGCCCAGTCTACCGACGTTTTCCACCACGTCGAAACCGACCTCCAGCACGAGCTCCAAGAAACCCAGCGTCGCTACTACGTGGCCGACGAAGAAACCAGGCTGGTGGAGCACCTCGTCGACGTCCACGTCGACGACCAGCAAGTCTCCGATCGGCAGCACCACCTCGCAGTGCGGTGCCAAGAACGGTAATCAAGATCAAGAGCGTATCGTAGGAGGTAAGAACGCAGACCCGGGCGAGTGGCCGTGGATCGCCGCGCTCTTCAACGCTGGACGACAATTCTGCGGCGGATCGCTCATCGACGACAAGCACGTGTTGACGGCGGCGCACTGCGTCGCAAA TATGAACTCTTGGGACGTTGCGAGGTTGACAGTTCGCCTCGGTGACTACAATATTAAAACGAATACCGAGATTCGTCACATCGAGAGACGCGTGAAGAGAGTCGTTAGGCACCGAGGCTTCAACTCCCGTACGCTCTACAACGATGTAGCACTTCTTACGCTAAGCGAGCCCGTGGAATTCACTGAACAAATACGACCTATCTGTCTTCCTAGCGGGTCGCAATTGTATTCCGGCAAGACGGCGACCGTCATTGGATGGGGTTCTTTGAGAGAAA GTGGGCCGCAACCAGCGATTTTGCAAGAAGTTTCAATACCAGTGTGGTCGAACAGCGAGTGTAAACTGAAATACGGTGCAGCGGCACCAGGTGGTATAGTTGACAGTTTCTTGTGCGCTGGCCGAGCCGCTAAGGATTCCTGCTCG GGCGACAGTGGAGGACCTTTAATGGTAAACGATGGTCGCTGGACGCAAGTTGGCATCGTATCATGGGGAATAGGATGCGGTAAAGGACAATATCCAGGCGTGTACACGAGAGTGACACACTTTTTGCCGtggatttataaaaatttaaagtag